The proteins below come from a single Candidatus Planktophila dulcis genomic window:
- the coaE gene encoding dephospho-CoA kinase — protein MLVVALTGGIGSGKSTVAQNFAELGALVIDADQLARMAIERGTDGFADVLLRFGDEVILNGDIDRKKLAEIVFSDEKARKDLEAIIHPRVQALFAQAVADLELDDILIYEIPLLVETGAAEKFDYVVTVESDIELRKARLLKKGLYISQIEKRMASQASEEARTAIADAVIRNDGDEDSLLRQVENLWESVLLPQSLG, from the coding sequence ATGTTGGTTGTAGCGCTCACAGGTGGAATTGGTTCGGGTAAATCAACCGTTGCGCAGAACTTTGCAGAACTTGGCGCACTTGTTATTGATGCAGATCAGTTAGCACGTATGGCTATCGAGCGTGGCACAGATGGATTTGCCGATGTATTACTTCGCTTCGGAGATGAAGTCATCCTCAATGGAGATATCGACCGGAAGAAGCTCGCTGAGATTGTCTTTAGTGATGAGAAAGCCCGAAAAGATCTTGAAGCAATTATCCATCCACGCGTGCAGGCACTTTTTGCCCAAGCAGTTGCAGATCTAGAACTTGATGACATTTTGATTTATGAGATTCCGCTCCTTGTTGAGACAGGGGCTGCTGAGAAATTTGATTATGTTGTCACGGTTGAATCCGATATCGAACTGCGTAAGGCGCGTCTTCTAAAGAAGGGGCTCTACATCTCACAAATTGAAAAGCGCATGGCTTCTCAGGCAAGTGAAGAGGCCCGCACGGCTATCGCTGATGCCGTTATCCGCAACGATGGCGATGAGGATTCCCTGCTGCGTCAGGTGGAAAATCTCTGGGAGAGCGTTCTTCTACCGCAATCGCTAGGCTAA